aaaaaacaaaagccAGAAAGTTTGAAAGGAAACAAGAAAACCACTTGTAGAAAATGTAGGGGATTTGTGTACCTGACAATGAATAAAGATTTTGCTTATGGAACTATAAGTGAACCCATTTTGTTCAGACCTCAACTGTGACTTCTGTTTCCATAATAATAGTAAATGGCACAAATTTTTATCTACCATTATTTCACATACTGAATGCCCACAGGTGCACCCAAAGCAATAGCTCCTAAAGCATTTACAAGAGCCCCTACAAAGTAGAAGATGTATTAGTTTTTCTATGTTTTGCAGAAAAAACACAGGGAACACAAACCCTTGCCTAAAAATAAAATGGGCTGAAAAACAAAGACATACATGAGGtgttaaacaaaacatatatgATCCTTCTCGTTTAACAACCATCTTTACAAGGTAATGCTAGCCTAAACCAAGCTACATTTCTCTAAAGGCTGACACAAGACTGTTACAGTAAAATCTAAAGCTAAACACATGACATGTAGTGATCATTCAATGTAACAcgaaaacttttatttaagaACTCATTTGTAATCATAGCCTTCCATCTTCAAATTGACTGAAAAAAAAGACACGCCAAAAATTTGCTTTTAAGCAGGAAAGACTTCATTAATTAACTACAAGAGCAAAATTATTGAATCTAACAAACGCAAAGCATACAGAAAAAACATTTCCAATAGAATTGTATTGAACCTACAAAGACTATGAATCTTTGTCAAGCCACAATTAAATGCACCAGAAAATTGTCTTATTTAGCCTGTAAAACAGACTAATCCAACATTATTTAGAAACATACACACATGATTAAAtaccaagaaaataaaatttaatattaggattgaaaaaaatattttgtttcgTTCAAATATAAAGCAGAATGAACAACAGACTCATTGTAAGTTGCAGCATATGTTCTGCTTTATCTTTAAACTAAATGGAAGAAAACATAcaactatatgtacaaacacAAAATCCTAAAATAGTAACTACGCTAAATAAACTAGAGAAGAAGTATTTTGAAAAGTAAgacaaatgaaaaagagaatataaaaagGAGAAACAGGAATATCAGACTAACCAACAGGGAGTCCCAGTAGGCCTCGCACCACAGCTTTGAAATACTGTCACAAACATCAAgtcaaaaagaataagaatcaCTTGAAAAACcgacataaaataaaatgttttacgAGTATAAAATGTTTTGTAAACAGTTTTAATGCTAGaaaggaaatatatatatgtgtgtgtgtataagcATAAACAATATTGCTCTTTTATTGCCACATCATATGCacccataaaataaatttaattttcattctgTTGTCCTCTCCCCTGCACATTAGCCAGtgcacaaaaacaaaatttgaactgCAGCATttcacacataaaaaaaaaaaaatcccaaaaacgagcaaagaaaagaattaacaaaaataatgcGCATTACCGAGGATTTGTTGGGATTTTTCCGGACATAGCTGTAAAGAAGTATAACAATTGGGCTCTCGATAACCTAAATTACAGTGTGGAAACGAAATTAATGAGTAACCAAGATTACAAATTCGTTGacaaaaagttaaagaaaaaaagtgtTGAGTACCCAGATCAAACGGAGAGTGGACGAAGGATTAGAGACGAGACTGATGTAATAGACGTCGTGAGCCATCCATAATCCGATGCCCAAACTTACGCCACAAATCAAGTGGACTAAAAGTGTTTGAAGAAGGAACACTGGATGGAATGAAGAAGTAGGAGGAGTTTCAGCAGACGAAGGTTTCACCATTGTTGAATTTTCTGCGGTTTCACAGTGAGTTACAAGGTTTATATGGTGGGTTAAGTTGGGCTCAGTATGTCCCTGACTTTGTCAATCATTTGGGCCTATTGTATGGTACACGGGCCTACTTATATTAGTGGGCTTGTACAATTtggattaaaaactaaacttttggCACAATGTAAGGTTTTATAATCTTTACTTGTTCTTTTAAATTATTGCTCGAATTTAGTTAATTTCCTACCGTGTACCTTATATTTATAATTCTCCAACTTTGATAAATTATCAGAtaaattgcaaaattttatataaaaaattcaatggaTGAGAAGTTGTGGTTTCACCCCATGttaagtgggaaatagtaaTTGACCGGACAaatgaatgaaaatataaaagctaAACCCTAAATTCACCCCTAGAAGTTGAGTGTTAATTTTAGTGATGACTGATGCCGAGTGGTGTTGGGTTGGGGTTGATTTGTTAATATTGGGTAAGGTGGgcttacttttttttctttgtatgaAGAGGGAAAGCAAATCTATGTCCAACAGTCCAAGCTCTAACATATGACCGATCTTGTCATATTTCAATAACAGATTTCCTTATCatgccaaaaaaattaataagtaacaaaagaataatgctacaaaataatattatagaaataTAACCAAATCATGataaatatgtaataataataataatatgtgcataaacaatgaatacaaatgatgatatgttattatatgattagatattattttattttaatttaaaaatcacttaatcatagataataaatcattatttgtgttcaaatttatataaataattttattgaaaatatatagaTTATGCATTTTACTCAAGTGAATTACTATTAATCAACTACTATCCAAGCCAATAGGTTCTTGAACTTCATCAATAGCTGACACTGTATATATATTGGTAGGAGCTATTTTGGATGAGGGAGTGATTGGAGGTGGTGAACTTGGCGGTGGAGGCGGTGATTTAGCAGGCTTCGCATTATAATCCTGCTTCACAAACTTACTGCTTAATCTCTCAACTACAACAACAAAAAAGCAGGTGATAGATCGAGTCCATCATAGATcaatgtatgtatgtatgtatgtattaatTACCTTGAAAAGCTGTTGCTTCGTTTATAGAAGAAGTGGGGATCATTCCAAGTAAAACGATGAGTGAAACAAGAAATATAGGGATTAACAATGGTGTCTTCATCTTCTACGTTTCACGTTCAATAAATTGAGATACGAACTATAGTTTTTGCTAGTTGCAAGAAGTTGTATAAATAATGAGCTAGGGTTAGTTAATCCTTtggcatcttttaattatatttgataaaaattatcaacGAGCTAAGCATATAAGCAAATTAAACTAGcattatttcataaaaataaaactatagatggtttttttttatacataatttatatatatagataatatgtcattatataattaaataattttaaattaataattaaataaactcaatcatataataatatattatctatatattcaaattatatttaaaaaaaaaaaaactgcacctataatattgctcaaattTAATCAATCTTGTTACGGACAAATTCAAAAGCCAGCTCTCGCAATTGCTACGTAGTGGCTACGGTCTTGTATTGCTATTGCATAGCATTGCTGTCAGTCTTACGGCAgcatatatgaattgaataatccCATAAGAAGCAGACTTTGTACACTCTTCAACCATCGAGtccaattttttcaattgactttattaaactttaacttGTCGCTCCTACACAGTGAAAAACAACATCAAGTTGAACTTGAACGGCTCGAAAAACACTTGTGATCAAGCACTtagttttgtctttttaatcaGTATAAGCTCCTGACTTGAATTTTTTCGCTTAATTAAAGCTCCTGACTTGcagtatattgtatatatatacaatatactgTAACAAATTTTCCAGTGACTAATGGTGATTATCgatcaaaatatataagaaaatcaatattatatgataatataatacttGTTAATCACGAAAATATCAGAAATAACTAACTAGCTTGACTGTTTCTGCTGAAAATTTTGCATGAAATTGATAATGATTACTGTGGAAAACTTTTATATTGAAGCCTTTTCCTAACCCGGACAagttggttttttaatttttgtagaaAAGTTCAACCGAGTTAGTTCATACTTGATATATAAATACAACAGTTGGCAACctaatttctttaatatttgcTTCTTACCTTGCTGAATAGTTTAACTCAATTAGTTCATACTTGATATATTGATGCTGAATTTCTTTAATATATGACATAGTGCAGCTTCCACTTAGGCTAAAATGACTTCGGGAATCATTCATTGTACAACACGAGAGgaaaattcatcttttaatatctaataggATAAGTGGATTAAGGTGTGCCATGAAAATCACTTCCATATTCTATATTACGAGATATGCAGTTAAATATTGCAATACGAGCGAATGTATTAAGTAAACAAAATGATAACAAACACAGAATTCTGCAACTTCCATTTATCATCCATTGCTTTGCTTGCATAAATTTCAGATGGTTAGGTGTCTTGAAGAATATAAGAAGGTGATAGAAATAAcaatgaaaatgatgaagaaaaaaatgattgtgATTAATGACACAAACTCCAATTCAATTCACTTTCCAATCATATATAAAGGGGAAATTTCAGTGTCAGCATTCAAGATCCCATCAATATTCTTGAAGATGGCAAAATTAACTAACAAGGTTTCTAGATACTAGAGTTGCATCTTCTAACATCCTCTGTTGTAAGTGGTGTCTAACATAACACTATCTCAAATGGGAAAACAATGGAAGATGGACATAGAGAAGCTATTCAAATCTAAATCAATGACACagattttatatatgaacaGAATGATTTGACATTGCTATATTGAGTAGTCATCTCGATGTCACCTAATTGCATAGGACAAAGAagaatggtaaaattttatacTTCTGACTTTTACAGTCTGAACATGAATCTGCCGATTGGTGAGTTACAAGAAGAATACATGAGCTTGTTACTGTATCcttgtattcattttttttttttaaccaaattagaTATTCAGATATTATATCATCATGTTATTATATTCTAAGTGCacacataacattgttcatgCTATCTTATTTAGACTTCATGCTAGTCTTTATCACCTAACTATGATTATTACTATGAAGAAACCTAGACTCTCCCATTTACTAGAGAGGTGGCATCTGAGAATCACCTAATGAATTATTTGCATCTTGACCAAATATTAAGAGATAGACCAAACAAAATGCCACGTATTATGCTATGTTGTTGAGCCATAtgattctttttaatttgttattcgTTTTTGCAACTTTGTGCTTTATCAacaagaagaatttgcaagatCTATACTCTTTCTCATCTTCATTTCTTCCAATAATCATTACCATATAGAAGTTGAGTACACTAATTAAATTaccaaataataacatatttttgaattcaactcaactAATTGCATTGaactataaacaaattttaagtttcaagattaagctcaagtttaaaggagaaaaagataataaacTTGAATATGTAAGTCATCATTACTtgtttgcttttttatttttatatatattcattatatttgcaaatctaaattttatttgtattttatgaacTTGATATAATTTAACCACCTTTACTAGGGAAAACATTATGATTTCCAGCATACCACCACCATCAGAAATAAAGTAatctaaaaaatgttttaagctTATCTTATTCAGTAACTGTGAAG
Above is a genomic segment from Mangifera indica cultivar Alphonso chromosome 3, CATAS_Mindica_2.1, whole genome shotgun sequence containing:
- the LOC123210658 gene encoding phosphatidylinositol-glycan biosynthesis class F protein isoform X1 — protein: MVKPSSAETPPTSSFHPVFLLQTLLVHLICGVSLGIGLWMAHDVYYISLVSNPSSTLRLIWVIESPIVILLYSYVRKNPNKSSYFKAVVRGLLGLPVGALVNALGAIALGAPVGIQYLSNTVHWSLMMSLFTFVPAASVYGSSWEDWRRIFAHTKPNGFVDYMICLPAHGAVFGAWFGAWPMPLDWERPWQEWPICVSYGAMTGYVIGMVASISFVIIHGRQQHQKGD
- the LOC123210658 gene encoding uncharacterized protein C1450.15 isoform X2, with the translated sequence MVKPSSAETPPTSSFHPVFLLQTLLVHLICGVSLGIGLWMAHDVYYISLVSNPSSTLRLIWVIESPIVILLYSYVRKNPNKSSYFKAVVRGLLGLPVGALVNALGAIALGAPVGIQYLSNTVHWSLMMSLFTFVPAASVYGSSWEDWRRIFAHTKPNGFVDYIICLPAHGTVIGAWFGAWPMPLDWERPWQVIFVPVYLCDVLKLKAVCKFLILYLYNLL